In the Paracholeplasma morum genome, AGGTTCCTTTTAATCTGCTTTCTATGTAGAAGATTGATAAGAAAATAAACACAAGTGGTAGTAACATAAATAAAGTTACAATCCAATCTCCACTTTTAATTTGAAAATCCATAATAACGATAATCGTGAAAGCAACGATGAGCTCTAAAATCATTCCGCCATATAACCATAGTTTCCCGATGGTTTCGTGTGCAAATGCCCAAGTATCCGTATTCTTCATGGATCTTGGAGATCTATAACCATAGGCCCAATTTATATGTTTTGGAGCTTTGCTTTTATAGACTTTTCCCATGTACGTGATTAAGAGTGGTAGTAAGCTTAATAAAAGTAACATTAAAACACTTTCTGTCATCATTTCCACCTCAAGTTTCTTAACTTATTATATACTATTATCGGATTTTATACAATCAAGAAAAATAAAGGGGAATCTCTGGATATCCCCTTATGCTTCTATTGAAAAAGTATTATAGTTTGAAGCTTCTAATGCTCTAGATTCTAATGTCTTCATCCCAAAGTAAAACCATGTGCCAGTTAAGATAACTGATAAGAAGTCAGCGATTGGTGCGGCATATAATATCCCTTCTGAACCGAACAGTCTTGAAAGTACGAGTATCGCTGGAAGTAAAATCAACATTTGTCTACTTAATGTCAACAGCATTGCAGACTTAGGTCTTCCGATGGCTTGGAAGAAGTTGGATGCGACAATTTGAAATCCAATGACTGGCAACATCCAAAACCATGCGACAACGCCGTGTGCTGCTACCTTAATCAGTTCTTCTTCCTGATTAAAGAGCCTTACGATTTGTTCTGGGAATAATCTGGTTAGGATAAACCCAACTACGACAATGATACTTGCAGTAGTAATTGCAATCTTCATCGCTTCTTTAATACGAGCAAAGTTCTTTGCGCCATAGTTATAACTTACAATTGGCTGTACACCTTGGTTAAGGCCTACGATTGGCATTAATAGTAAAGTTTGAACACTATTGATGATTCCCATACCAGATACAGCAATGTCTCCGCCGTATTGTTGAAGGGTCTTATTCAGTACAGCATTTAAGATACTTGAACTGATTTGAAGTAAGAATCCTGGAATTCCTAATGAGATAATATTAACCATCACCCAAAAGCGAATCTTTAGGTTTTTGGCATAGATTTTGTGGTTATCTCTTTTCCCAAAAAAGAAAAACATAACCCAAACCATTGAAGTAAACTGACTTATAATCGTCGCAAGTGCTGCCCCTTGCATGCCCATGTCAAATCCGTAGATGAAGACTGGGTCTAAGATGATGTTTACACCAGCACCAGCAAACATCGTTGCCATGGCCATTTTAGGAAAACCATCCGCTCTTAAGAAGTTATTCATCCCAAGACTGACGATTTGAAAGACTGATCCAAAGAAAATAGTGCCCATGTAAGCTTTGGCATAAGGCATTACCGTTTCACTTGCTCCAAAGAGTTTTAATAAAGGGGTTAAGAATAGTGCTCCGATTAAAGAAACTACTATCCCGCTAATAATTAATAATGAGAATGCATTTCCCATAACCAGTTCGGCTTCTTCTTTTCTCTTTTGGCCTAATTTGATTGAGAATAAGGTTGCTCCACCCACACCAAACAAAATCCCTACCCCAATCATGATAATCATTAATGGGAAAGCT is a window encoding:
- a CDS encoding SdpI family protein, with protein sequence MTESVLMLLLLSLLPLLITYMGKVYKSKAPKHINWAYGYRSPRSMKNTDTWAFAHETIGKLWLYGGMILELIVAFTIIVIMDFQIKSGDWIVTLFMLLPLVFIFLSIFYIESRLKGTFDETGARK
- a CDS encoding MATE family efflux transporter gives rise to the protein MEKSNPIGTEKVSSLILKFSVPAIIGMLVSALYNIVDRIYIGNAPGLGKDGLAGITIAFPLMIIMIGVGILFGVGGATLFSIKLGQKRKEEAELVMGNAFSLLIISGIVVSLIGALFLTPLLKLFGASETVMPYAKAYMGTIFFGSVFQIVSLGMNNFLRADGFPKMAMATMFAGAGVNIILDPVFIYGFDMGMQGAALATIISQFTSMVWVMFFFFGKRDNHKIYAKNLKIRFWVMVNIISLGIPGFLLQISSSILNAVLNKTLQQYGGDIAVSGMGIINSVQTLLLMPIVGLNQGVQPIVSYNYGAKNFARIKEAMKIAITTASIIVVVGFILTRLFPEQIVRLFNQEEELIKVAAHGVVAWFWMLPVIGFQIVASNFFQAIGRPKSAMLLTLSRQMLILLPAILVLSRLFGSEGILYAAPIADFLSVILTGTWFYFGMKTLESRALEASNYNTFSIEA